One Cupriavidus oxalaticus genomic region harbors:
- a CDS encoding glycosyltransferase family 39 protein yields the protein MRSSSTSRYAGLSVGATTTSAVVLVSLAVLLVWFGTLDMRHLLRSDEGRYAEIAREMFVTGDWVTIRYHELKYFEKPPFHLWVTALAYSLFGVGDWQARLCVALSGLLGLGVTMLAAARWYGQRVALLAGLALVAAPMWNVAGHFNSLDMTLAGAMACVLACMLLAQHPDTTPAARRAWMLACWAAMGVAVLVKGLVGLALPGLVLVVYTLATRDPGLWRRLHLLAGTAVLLAVTVPWFWLVSVRNPEFPHFFFIHEHWQRYTSHVHQREGAIWFFVPLLLAGFLPWLGLAPQMWQAVRERAGVARGTSPRPFQPALLAALWAVAIFVFFSLSGSKLPGYIVPIFPALALLAGVALDTVTERAWRWQVNAMIVLGVIGLLACPFVAMLDKPSTPNAVYREFTFWIAIAFAIMLAGAVAARRLLRTRGVFPSIVVYALAMFACCTVALRGHEAMGRPSSGADLVPAINAVLTPQMPLYSVGMLDHTLPFYLRRTAIMVAHQDELAFGIGQEPQKWLPTIDGFISRWQDGQRAVAIMMPDTYEMLAARGVPMHRIAGDRRRVAVANFALPGEAPQAPSQGQ from the coding sequence ATGCGTAGTTCATCGACCTCGCGGTATGCCGGGCTGTCCGTTGGTGCCACCACCACCAGTGCTGTCGTGCTGGTCAGCCTTGCCGTCCTGCTGGTCTGGTTCGGCACGCTCGACATGCGCCACCTGCTGCGCTCCGACGAGGGCCGCTACGCCGAGATCGCGCGCGAGATGTTCGTCACCGGCGACTGGGTGACGATCCGCTACCACGAACTCAAGTACTTCGAGAAACCGCCCTTCCACCTGTGGGTGACCGCGCTGGCCTATTCGCTGTTCGGCGTCGGCGACTGGCAGGCGCGCCTGTGCGTAGCGTTGTCCGGCCTGCTTGGCCTGGGCGTGACCATGCTGGCCGCGGCGCGGTGGTACGGGCAGCGCGTGGCGCTGCTGGCCGGCCTGGCGCTGGTGGCGGCGCCGATGTGGAATGTCGCCGGGCATTTCAATTCGCTGGACATGACCCTAGCCGGCGCGATGGCGTGCGTGCTGGCCTGCATGCTGCTGGCGCAGCACCCGGACACCACGCCCGCGGCGCGCCGCGCCTGGATGCTGGCGTGCTGGGCCGCCATGGGCGTGGCGGTGCTGGTCAAGGGGCTGGTCGGCCTGGCGCTGCCCGGGCTGGTGCTGGTGGTCTATACCCTCGCCACGCGCGATCCCGGCCTGTGGCGCAGGCTTCATCTGCTGGCCGGCACGGCGGTGCTGCTCGCGGTCACCGTGCCGTGGTTCTGGCTGGTATCGGTGCGCAACCCGGAATTCCCGCATTTCTTCTTTATCCACGAGCACTGGCAGCGCTATACCTCGCACGTCCACCAGCGCGAAGGCGCGATCTGGTTCTTCGTGCCGCTGCTGCTGGCCGGATTCCTGCCCTGGCTGGGGCTGGCGCCACAGATGTGGCAGGCGGTGCGCGAGCGCGCCGGCGTCGCGCGCGGCACTTCGCCGCGGCCGTTCCAGCCCGCGCTGCTGGCGGCGCTGTGGGCCGTGGCGATCTTCGTGTTCTTCAGCCTGTCGGGCTCCAAGCTGCCGGGCTATATCGTGCCGATCTTCCCGGCGCTGGCGTTGCTGGCGGGCGTGGCGCTGGACACGGTCACGGAACGCGCGTGGCGCTGGCAGGTCAATGCCATGATTGTGCTGGGCGTGATCGGGCTGCTGGCGTGCCCCTTCGTCGCCATGCTGGACAAGCCCAGCACGCCCAATGCCGTGTACCGCGAATTCACCTTCTGGATCGCCATTGCCTTTGCCATCATGCTGGCCGGGGCCGTGGCCGCCCGGCGGCTGCTGCGCACGCGCGGCGTGTTTCCCAGCATCGTGGTGTACGCGCTGGCGATGTTTGCGTGCTGCACGGTGGCGCTGCGTGGCCACGAGGCGATGGGCCGGCCCAGTTCCGGCGCGGACCTGGTGCCGGCGATCAACGCCGTGCTGACGCCGCAGATGCCGTTGTACAGCGTCGGCATGCTGGACCATACGCTGCCGTTCTACCTGCGCCGCACCGCCATCATGGTCGCGCACCAGGACGAACTGGCATTCGGCATCGGCCAGGAGCCGCAGAAGTGGCTTCCCACCATCGACGGCTTTATCTCGCGCTGGCAGGACGGGCAGCGCGCCGTGGCGATCATGATGCCCGATACCTACGAGATGCTGGCAGCGCGCGGCGTGCCGATGCACCGGATCGCCGGCGACCGCCGGCGCGTGGCGGTCGCCAACTTCGCACTGCCGGGCGAAGCCCCGCAAGCCCCCTCCCAAGGACAGTAA
- a CDS encoding EamA family transporter, with amino-acid sequence MTLSTFLFIVTGVLLNAAAQLLLKAGVNAIGAITLERGTLLVTALRVLTQWPVLAGLTLYVVSVGVWIVGLSRVDVSVAYPMLSLGYVVNALAAWWLFGEMIGPLRVAGILLILAGVFLIARS; translated from the coding sequence ATGACGCTTTCGACTTTCCTGTTTATCGTGACCGGCGTGCTGCTCAACGCAGCCGCCCAACTGCTGCTCAAGGCCGGCGTCAACGCCATCGGTGCGATCACGCTGGAGCGCGGCACGCTGCTCGTCACGGCGCTGCGCGTGCTGACGCAATGGCCGGTGCTGGCCGGCCTGACCCTGTACGTGGTCAGCGTCGGCGTGTGGATCGTGGGGCTGTCGCGCGTGGACGTGTCGGTCGCCTACCCGATGCTGTCGCTCGGCTACGTGGTCAACGCGCTCGCCGCCTGGTGGCTGTTCGGCGAGATGATCGGCCCCTTGCGCGTGGCCGGCATCCTGCTGATACTGGCTGGCGTCTTCCTGATCGCCCGCTCCTGA
- a CDS encoding DegT/DnrJ/EryC1/StrS family aminotransferase → MTAPAPDFLPFVRPEIDAAAIADVGKVLASGWITSGPKMQAFEAALSDLFGGRPVRTFANGSATMEIALRIADIGPGDEVITTPVTWVATANVVIAVGARPVFVDIDPRTRNLDLDAVEAAITPRTRAIMPVYLSGLPVDMDRLYAMAAKHGLRVIEDAAQAIDSRWQGQRIGAFGDLVSFSFQANKNITTIEGGCLVMNTPEEAVRAERLRLQGVIRTGMDGMDVEEPGGKFNLTDVNAAVGLAQLDKLDAITARRAELAETYFRCAADHGLAGLGIELPLPLDAQAATTNWHMFQVVLPTGRLQGGPAQARQQVMEAMRERGIGTGVHYPPIHLFTYYRSLGWREGMLPHAERIGRGIVTLPLFPAMQAADVERVCATLSETCKRLSK, encoded by the coding sequence ATGACTGCTCCTGCTCCCGACTTCCTGCCCTTCGTCCGGCCCGAAATCGATGCCGCCGCCATTGCCGACGTCGGCAAGGTGCTGGCCTCCGGCTGGATCACCTCCGGGCCGAAAATGCAGGCCTTCGAGGCCGCGCTGTCGGACCTGTTCGGCGGACGCCCGGTGCGCACCTTCGCCAACGGCTCGGCGACGATGGAAATCGCGCTGCGCATTGCGGATATCGGCCCCGGCGATGAAGTCATCACCACCCCGGTCACCTGGGTCGCCACCGCCAACGTGGTGATCGCGGTCGGCGCGCGCCCGGTGTTCGTCGACATCGACCCGCGCACGCGCAACCTGGACCTGGACGCGGTCGAGGCCGCGATCACGCCGCGCACGCGCGCGATCATGCCGGTGTACCTGTCGGGCCTGCCGGTCGACATGGACCGGCTCTACGCCATGGCTGCGAAGCATGGCCTGCGCGTGATCGAAGACGCCGCGCAGGCAATCGACTCGCGCTGGCAGGGCCAGCGCATCGGCGCCTTCGGCGACCTGGTCAGCTTCAGCTTCCAGGCCAACAAGAACATCACCACCATCGAGGGCGGCTGCCTGGTGATGAACACGCCGGAAGAAGCGGTGCGCGCCGAACGCCTGCGGCTGCAGGGCGTGATCCGCACCGGCATGGACGGCATGGACGTGGAAGAACCCGGCGGCAAGTTCAACCTGACCGACGTCAACGCCGCCGTGGGCCTGGCCCAGCTCGACAAGCTCGACGCCATTACCGCGCGCCGCGCCGAACTGGCCGAAACCTATTTCCGCTGTGCCGCCGACCACGGGCTCGCCGGACTGGGCATCGAGCTGCCGCTGCCGCTCGATGCCCAGGCCGCCACCACCAACTGGCACATGTTCCAGGTGGTGCTGCCGACCGGGCGCCTGCAGGGCGGCCCGGCGCAGGCGCGCCAGCAGGTCATGGAAGCCATGCGCGAGCGCGGCATCGGCACCGGCGTGCACTACCCGCCCATCCATCTTTTTACCTACTACCGCTCGCTCGGCTGGCGCGAAGGCATGCTGCCGCATGCCGAACGCATCGGGCGCGGCATCGTCACGCTGCCGCTGTTCCCGGCGATGCAAGCCGCCGACGTCGAGCGGGTCTGCGCAACCCTCAGCGAAACATGCAAACGTCTCTCCAAATGA
- a CDS encoding glycosyltransferase encodes MQTSLQMSPVEVSVVIPVYNEEDGLQALFDRLYPALDGLGASYEIIFINDGSTDRSAALLAAQFHKRPEVTRVVLFNGNFGQHMAILAGFEHTRGKIVITLDADLQNPPEEIPRLVEAMRAGHDYVGTIRRQRNDTAFRRYASRAMNRLRERITKIRMTDQGCMLRAYDRNVIDTINACREVNTFIPALAYTFAANPVEIEVGHEQRHAGESKYSLYQLIRLNFDLVTGFSIVPLQWFSAIGMILSLFSGVLFVMLLLRRFVLGSEVQGVFTLFAMNFFLIGILLFGVGLLGEYVGRIYQEVRGRPRYRIQAVLEKADPAPATPARTGVEP; translated from the coding sequence ATGCAAACGTCTCTCCAAATGAGCCCGGTCGAAGTTTCGGTCGTCATTCCGGTCTACAACGAAGAAGACGGGCTGCAAGCCCTGTTCGACCGCCTTTACCCGGCGCTGGATGGCCTTGGCGCCTCGTACGAGATCATCTTCATCAACGACGGCAGCACCGACCGCTCGGCGGCGCTGCTGGCCGCGCAGTTCCACAAGCGCCCGGAGGTGACCCGGGTGGTGCTGTTCAACGGCAACTTCGGCCAGCATATGGCGATCCTGGCGGGCTTCGAGCATACCCGCGGCAAGATCGTGATCACCCTCGACGCCGACCTGCAAAACCCGCCGGAAGAAATCCCGCGCCTGGTCGAAGCGATGCGCGCCGGCCATGACTACGTCGGCACCATCCGCCGCCAGCGCAACGACACGGCGTTCCGCCGCTACGCGTCGCGCGCGATGAACCGGCTGCGCGAACGCATCACCAAGATCCGCATGACCGACCAGGGCTGCATGCTGCGCGCCTATGACCGCAACGTCATCGACACCATCAACGCCTGCCGCGAGGTCAACACCTTTATCCCCGCGCTGGCCTACACTTTTGCGGCCAACCCGGTCGAGATCGAGGTCGGCCACGAGCAGCGCCATGCGGGTGAGTCGAAGTATTCGCTGTACCAGCTGATCCGCCTGAATTTCGACCTGGTGACCGGCTTCTCGATCGTGCCCCTGCAGTGGTTCTCGGCAATCGGCATGATCCTGTCGCTGTTCTCCGGCGTGCTGTTCGTGATGCTGCTGTTGCGCCGCTTCGTACTGGGCTCGGAAGTGCAAGGTGTATTCACGCTGTTCGCCATGAACTTCTTCCTGATCGGCATCCTGCTGTTCGGCGTGGGCCTGCTGGGCGAGTATGTCGGCCGCATCTACCAGGAAGTGCGCGGCCGCCCGCGCTACCGCATCCAGGCGGTGCTGGAAAAAGCTGACCCGGCGCCCGCCACACCGGCCCGCACGGGCGTGGAGCCATGA
- a CDS encoding formyltransferase gives MRAVVFGYHNVGDRCLRVLHARGVEVALVITHRDRPDENIWFRRVADTAAELGIPFLYGEDPCDPAIAQAVRDARPDVIFSFYYRAMIPAAVLALAPCGAFNMHGSLLPKYRGRVPVNWAVLHGETETGATLHAMEARPDAGYIVDQTAVPILPDDTAGEVFEKVTVAAEQTLWRVLPAMIAGHTPQRPNRLAEGSYFSGRKPEDGRIDWSQPAASVYNLIRAVAPPYPGAFTEVAGARFIVARARRLQAGSTAGGLPPGLHVHDGKLLGLCGDGGAVLVTELLAHDGAPVTPDAFSRILRKQTNEESR, from the coding sequence ATGCGCGCCGTCGTCTTCGGCTACCACAATGTCGGCGACCGCTGCCTGCGCGTGCTGCATGCGCGCGGCGTGGAGGTGGCGCTGGTGATCACCCACCGCGACCGCCCCGACGAGAACATCTGGTTCCGCCGTGTTGCCGACACCGCCGCGGAGCTGGGCATTCCCTTTCTCTACGGCGAGGATCCTTGCGATCCGGCGATCGCGCAGGCCGTGCGCGATGCGCGTCCGGACGTGATCTTTTCCTTCTACTACCGCGCGATGATCCCCGCGGCAGTGCTGGCGCTGGCCCCTTGCGGCGCCTTCAACATGCACGGCTCGCTGCTGCCGAAGTACCGCGGCCGCGTGCCGGTGAACTGGGCGGTGCTGCACGGCGAGACCGAAACCGGCGCGACGCTGCATGCGATGGAGGCCAGGCCCGACGCCGGCTATATCGTCGACCAGACCGCCGTGCCGATCCTGCCGGACGACACCGCCGGCGAAGTCTTCGAAAAGGTCACCGTGGCGGCCGAGCAGACCTTGTGGCGCGTGTTGCCGGCGATGATCGCCGGTCACACGCCGCAGCGGCCCAACCGGCTTGCGGAAGGCAGCTATTTCTCGGGGCGCAAGCCGGAAGACGGCCGCATCGACTGGAGCCAGCCGGCTGCCAGCGTCTACAACCTGATCCGCGCCGTCGCGCCGCCCTACCCCGGCGCGTTCACCGAGGTGGCCGGAGCGCGCTTTATCGTGGCGCGGGCGCGCCGCCTCCAGGCCGGAAGCACCGCCGGCGGGTTGCCGCCCGGCCTGCACGTGCACGACGGCAAGCTGCTTGGCCTGTGCGGAGATGGCGGTGCGGTGCTCGTGACCGAATTGCTGGCGCATGACGGGGCGCCGGTCACGCCCGATGCCTTTTCCCGGATTCTCAGAAAACAGACCAACGAGGAAAGCCGATGA
- a CDS encoding bifunctional UDP-4-keto-pentose/UDP-xylose synthase — MKKVLILGVNGFIGHHLTRRILETTPWEVYGMDMNADRLGDLVDHPRMHFFEGDITINKEWIEYNIRKCDVVLPLVAIATPATYVRQPLRVFELDFEANLPIVRAAVKYGKHLVFPSTSEVYGMCADEEFDPEASPLVYGPINKPRWIYACSKQLMDRVIHAYGMEQGLNYTLFRPFNWIGAGLDSIFESKEGSSRVVTQFLGHIVRGEPIRLVDGGAQKRAFADISDGIGALMRIIENPDGIASGKIFNIGNPANIHSVRELAEMMLKMAGDYPEYAGEARKTQIVETTSGDFYGKGYQDVQHRVPKIDNTIEELGWKPEVTMEQSLRRIFEAYRGKVVEARTLVDSAY; from the coding sequence ATGAAAAAGGTCCTGATTCTCGGCGTCAACGGCTTCATCGGCCATCACCTGACGCGCCGCATCCTGGAAACCACGCCGTGGGAGGTCTACGGCATGGACATGAACGCGGACCGCCTCGGCGACCTCGTCGACCACCCGCGCATGCACTTCTTCGAAGGCGACATCACCATCAACAAGGAGTGGATCGAGTACAACATCCGCAAGTGCGACGTGGTGCTGCCGCTGGTCGCCATCGCCACGCCGGCCACCTACGTGCGCCAGCCGCTGCGCGTGTTCGAGCTGGATTTCGAGGCCAACCTGCCGATCGTGCGCGCCGCGGTCAAGTACGGCAAGCACCTGGTGTTCCCGTCGACCTCGGAGGTCTACGGCATGTGCGCCGACGAGGAGTTCGACCCCGAAGCCTCGCCGCTGGTCTACGGCCCGATCAACAAGCCGCGCTGGATCTATGCGTGCTCCAAGCAGCTGATGGACCGCGTGATCCACGCCTACGGCATGGAGCAGGGCCTGAACTACACGCTGTTCCGCCCCTTCAACTGGATCGGTGCGGGCCTGGACTCGATCTTCGAGTCGAAGGAAGGATCGTCGCGCGTGGTGACGCAGTTCCTCGGCCATATCGTGCGCGGCGAGCCGATCAGGCTGGTCGACGGCGGCGCGCAGAAGCGTGCGTTCGCCGATATCTCGGACGGCATCGGCGCGCTGATGCGCATCATCGAGAACCCCGACGGCATCGCCAGCGGCAAGATCTTCAATATCGGCAATCCGGCCAATATCCATTCGGTGCGAGAGCTGGCGGAGATGATGCTGAAAATGGCGGGGGATTATCCCGAATACGCCGGGGAGGCGCGCAAGACGCAGATCGTCGAGACCACGTCGGGCGACTTCTACGGCAAGGGCTACCAGGACGTGCAGCACCGCGTGCCGAAGATCGACAACACCATCGAAGAGCTGGGCTGGAAGCCCGAGGTCACGATGGAGCAGTCGCTGCGGCGCATCTTCGAGGCGTATCGCGGCAAGGTGGTCGAAGCCCGCACGCTGGTCGACTCGGCCTACTGA
- a CDS encoding polysaccharide deacetylase family protein → MARIALKVDVDTLRGTREGVPKLLSMLEAAQAQATFLFSLGPDHTGWALRRVFRPGFLKKVSRTSVVSNYGLRTLMYGVLLPGPDIGRKGAAQMRAARAAGHECGIHTWDHVYWQDNVRERDAAWTRRQMQQAFARYTEVFGEAPATHGAAGWQMNEDAFRQIDDWGMAYASDGRGTAPYIPTIGGVPCRHVQMPTTLPTLDELIGTDGLAEDNVHTALLKLTEGPRDHVFTLHTELEGGKLAPVFERLLAGWRAQGHELVSMAAWYRGLERSGLPQLPVTWGEIPGRSGELIIQPPVR, encoded by the coding sequence ATGGCACGCATTGCACTGAAGGTCGATGTCGACACGCTGCGCGGCACGCGCGAAGGCGTGCCGAAGCTGCTGTCGATGCTGGAGGCCGCGCAGGCGCAGGCCACGTTCCTGTTCAGCCTCGGGCCTGACCATACCGGGTGGGCGCTGCGGCGCGTCTTCCGGCCCGGCTTCCTGAAGAAGGTGTCGCGCACCTCGGTGGTCTCCAACTACGGCCTGCGCACGCTGATGTACGGTGTGCTGCTGCCGGGCCCCGACATCGGGCGCAAGGGCGCGGCACAAATGCGCGCGGCCCGCGCCGCCGGCCATGAATGCGGTATCCATACCTGGGACCACGTCTATTGGCAGGACAACGTGCGCGAGCGCGATGCGGCATGGACCCGGCGCCAGATGCAGCAGGCCTTCGCGCGCTACACCGAGGTCTTCGGCGAAGCGCCGGCGACGCATGGCGCAGCGGGCTGGCAGATGAACGAGGACGCGTTCCGCCAGATCGACGACTGGGGCATGGCCTATGCGTCGGATGGCCGCGGCACGGCGCCTTATATTCCCACGATCGGCGGCGTGCCGTGCCGGCACGTGCAGATGCCGACCACGCTGCCGACGCTGGACGAACTGATCGGCACGGACGGGCTGGCCGAAGACAATGTCCATACCGCGCTGCTGAAGCTGACCGAAGGCCCGCGCGACCATGTCTTTACGCTGCATACCGAGCTCGAAGGCGGCAAGCTGGCGCCGGTGTTCGAGCGGCTGCTGGCGGGATGGCGCGCGCAGGGGCACGAGCTGGTGTCGATGGCGGCGTGGTATCGCGGGCTGGAGCGGAGCGGGTTGCCGCAGTTGCCGGTCACGTGGGGGGAGATTCCGGGGCGGAGCGGGGAGTTGATTATCCAGCCGCCAGTGCGCTGA
- a CDS encoding heavy metal translocating P-type ATPase: MARTSPEDALPRDHAGPGHDHSAHRHAHGHEQGHDHDHHGDHGHGDGHAHAAPATAHACCGGGCASTIPLAPVAAAPVEVPAGARAAAYRIDAMDCPTEETLIRNKLGNMAGVAALEFNLIQRVLTVHHTLPSPEPVVAAIRSLGMQAVPLDAEAAQQVLPETTARKPWWPLALAGVAAVGAEVAEWLALGLPWLPAALALAAVALGGLTTYRKGWIALRNGNLNINALMSIAVTGALLLRLWPEAAMVMVLFALAERIEAASLDRARNAIRGLMAMAPEQATVRRDDGSWEAVSAASVAVGALVRLRPGERVALDGKVVRGQSALDQAPITGESVPVDKAEGDPLFAGSINQSGELEYTVTAPASDSTLARIIHAVEAAQGSRAPTQRFVDRFSRIYTPTVFAIAVAVAVVPPLLAGGGWVDWIYKALVLLVIACPCALVISTPVTIVSGLAAAARRGILVKGGVYLEQGRHLAWVALDKTGTITHGKPVQTGHALLADAPPQARAIAASLAARSDHPVSRAVAAAAAEAGIATLPVDDFEALAGRGTRGKVQGVEYQLGNHRLVHDLGACSPALEARLEAIEREGRTVVLLARVEDNGAATALALFAVADTVRQTSRQAIAELHALGVKTLMLSGDNPHTAQAIAAEVGIDEVRGNQLPQDKADGIAALTDAAHARGGRIGMVGDGINDAPALARADIGFAMGAAGTDTAIETADVALMDDDLRKIPEFVRLSRRTSRILVQNITLALGIKAVFLALTVMGMGTMWMAVFADMGASLLVVFNGLRVGAQRGA, from the coding sequence ATGGCTCGCACGTCACCTGAAGACGCACTGCCCCGGGATCACGCCGGCCCGGGGCACGATCATTCCGCACACCGCCATGCGCATGGCCACGAACAGGGTCATGACCACGATCACCACGGCGATCATGGCCATGGGGACGGGCATGCGCATGCGGCCCCGGCCACGGCGCACGCCTGCTGCGGCGGCGGCTGCGCATCGACGATCCCGCTGGCACCTGTCGCCGCCGCGCCGGTCGAGGTGCCGGCCGGCGCCCGCGCCGCCGCCTATCGCATCGACGCGATGGACTGCCCGACCGAGGAAACGCTGATCCGCAACAAGCTGGGCAATATGGCCGGCGTGGCGGCGCTGGAGTTCAACCTGATCCAGCGGGTGCTGACGGTCCACCATACGCTGCCGTCGCCGGAGCCGGTGGTCGCGGCCATCCGCAGCCTCGGCATGCAGGCGGTGCCGCTGGATGCCGAAGCCGCGCAGCAGGTGCTGCCCGAGACCACCGCACGCAAGCCGTGGTGGCCGCTGGCGCTGGCCGGCGTGGCAGCGGTCGGCGCGGAAGTGGCCGAATGGCTGGCGCTCGGCCTGCCCTGGTTGCCGGCCGCGCTGGCGCTGGCGGCGGTGGCGCTGGGCGGCCTGACCACTTACCGCAAGGGCTGGATCGCGCTGCGCAACGGCAACCTCAATATCAATGCGTTGATGAGCATCGCCGTCACCGGCGCGCTGCTGCTGCGCCTGTGGCCCGAAGCGGCGATGGTGATGGTGCTGTTCGCCCTGGCCGAGCGCATCGAGGCCGCCTCGCTGGACCGCGCGCGCAATGCGATCCGCGGGCTGATGGCGATGGCGCCGGAGCAGGCGACGGTGCGCCGCGACGACGGCAGCTGGGAAGCCGTGTCCGCGGCCAGCGTCGCCGTCGGCGCGCTGGTGCGGCTGCGCCCCGGCGAGCGCGTGGCGCTGGACGGCAAGGTCGTGCGCGGCCAGTCGGCGCTGGACCAGGCGCCCATCACCGGCGAAAGCGTGCCGGTCGACAAGGCCGAGGGCGACCCGCTCTTCGCCGGATCGATCAACCAGTCGGGCGAGCTGGAATACACCGTGACCGCGCCCGCCAGCGACTCGACGCTGGCGCGCATCATCCACGCGGTGGAAGCCGCGCAGGGCAGCCGCGCGCCGACGCAGCGCTTCGTCGACCGGTTCTCGCGCATCTACACCCCGACCGTGTTCGCGATTGCCGTGGCGGTGGCGGTGGTGCCGCCGCTGCTGGCCGGCGGCGGCTGGGTCGACTGGATCTACAAGGCGCTGGTGCTGCTGGTGATCGCCTGCCCGTGCGCGCTGGTGATCTCCACGCCGGTGACCATCGTCAGCGGCCTGGCGGCGGCCGCTCGCCGCGGCATCCTGGTCAAGGGCGGGGTCTACCTGGAGCAGGGCCGGCACCTGGCCTGGGTAGCGCTGGACAAGACCGGCACGATCACGCACGGCAAGCCGGTGCAGACCGGCCATGCGCTGCTGGCCGACGCGCCGCCGCAGGCGCGCGCCATCGCCGCCAGCCTGGCCGCGCGCTCGGACCACCCGGTGTCGCGCGCGGTGGCGGCCGCGGCGGCGGAAGCGGGCATTGCGACGCTGCCGGTGGACGATTTCGAGGCGCTCGCCGGACGCGGCACGCGCGGGAAGGTGCAGGGCGTTGAATACCAGCTGGGCAACCACCGGCTGGTGCATGACCTGGGCGCCTGCTCGCCGGCGCTGGAGGCGCGCCTGGAAGCGATCGAGCGCGAAGGTCGGACCGTGGTGCTGCTGGCGCGCGTCGAAGACAACGGCGCTGCCACCGCGCTGGCGCTCTTTGCGGTGGCCGACACGGTGCGCCAGACCAGCCGGCAGGCGATTGCCGAACTGCATGCGCTGGGCGTGAAGACGCTGATGCTGTCGGGCGACAACCCGCATACCGCGCAGGCCATCGCGGCCGAGGTCGGCATCGACGAGGTGCGCGGCAACCAGCTGCCGCAGGACAAGGCCGACGGCATCGCCGCCCTCACCGACGCCGCGCACGCGCGCGGCGGCCGCATCGGCATGGTCGGCGATGGCATCAACGACGCACCGGCGCTGGCGCGCGCCGATATCGGCTTCGCCATGGGCGCGGCCGGCACCGACACCGCCATCGAGACCGCCGACGTGGCGCTGATGGACGACGACCTGCGCAAGATCCCGGAGTTCGTCCGGCTGTCGCGCCGCACCTCGCGCATCCTGGTGCAGAACATCACGCTGGCGCTGGGCATCAAGGCGGTGTTCCTGGCGCTGACGGTGATGGGGATGGGGACGATGTGGATGGCGGTGTTCGCCGATATGGGGGCGAGCTTGCTGGTGGTGTTCAATGGGCTGCGGGTGGGGGCGCAGCGCGGGGCTTGA
- a CDS encoding VOC family protein, which produces MQVQPYLDFGGRFDEAVAFYGKVLGAQVTFAMRYKEAPPDQGMQIPEDWKDKVMHANIQFGETQLMASDGRPGERPAFSGFSLSVGAVSKEEGERIFNGLAEGGQVVVPYQKTFWAEGFGMLVDRFGMSWMVNCEH; this is translated from the coding sequence ATGCAGGTGCAACCCTATCTGGATTTTGGCGGCCGCTTTGATGAAGCCGTGGCGTTCTACGGCAAGGTGCTGGGCGCGCAGGTGACGTTCGCGATGCGCTACAAGGAGGCGCCGCCGGACCAGGGCATGCAGATCCCGGAAGACTGGAAAGACAAGGTGATGCACGCCAATATCCAGTTCGGCGAGACCCAGCTGATGGCGTCCGATGGCCGCCCGGGCGAGCGTCCGGCCTTCAGCGGCTTCAGCCTGTCGGTCGGCGCGGTCAGCAAGGAAGAGGGCGAGCGCATCTTCAACGGGCTGGCCGAGGGCGGGCAGGTGGTGGTGCCGTACCAGAAGACGTTCTGGGCCGAAGGCTTCGGCATGCTGGTGGATCGCTTCGGCATGTCGTGGATGGTCAATTGCGAGCACTGA